In Rariglobus hedericola, the following proteins share a genomic window:
- a CDS encoding sialate O-acetylesterase, with product MRLPRFLALLAVPAALTSTAFADVTLPAIFSDHAVLQKSAKVPVWGRGEPGEKISVTLGSAKASATTGDTGRWEAMLDLSRSGPGPFSLVVQGKNTLTIADVVVGEVWLASGQSNMEWTLKSTNNAAAEIAASANPLLRIFTVTKNESATPITGFNGKWVLASPETSAGLTAVGYYFGKNVQRALKAPVGVIHSSWGGTPVETWTSKEALDSDPELKAGAEKAESDLRTYSRRLRTYVLGYPDWLETTGRKDHPYSGVPSSADGWKPAVIPGKLGAPGAIWLRRTVQVSPEQAGKNLSISLSEWQRGTDEVYWNGTLVSSTSLEQAAKTRGDRRHTIPAAQVTAGEAVIAIRIFNASGDVHVPAAINLGKLQAGAGGWEQKTEFALPALSEAEKATMPVNPGSEPWSWQGPSRLYNSMIHPLIPYALKGVVWYQGESNVGRAYQYRTAFPLLIKDWRTRWGQGDFPFLFCQLANMTGKQPMPGDANWAELRESQSLTLAVANTGQAVLIDVGDANNVHPQNKADVGARLAAIALAQTYGQSVPFSGPVFQAAKIDGGKIRLAFKQTDGGLVAKALPATYSVDSATGATAPIVRNNPGALEGFAICGADRKWVWAEAKIEGNQVIVSSAQVTAPVAVRYAWAGNPTCNLYNGAGFPASPFRTDDFPITSQTTRY from the coding sequence ATGCGCCTGCCCCGTTTCCTTGCCCTGCTCGCCGTTCCCGCTGCACTGACCTCGACCGCTTTTGCCGATGTCACGTTGCCGGCGATTTTCTCTGACCACGCGGTGCTGCAAAAATCCGCCAAGGTCCCCGTCTGGGGTCGCGGAGAACCGGGCGAAAAAATCTCCGTCACCCTTGGCTCCGCCAAGGCAAGCGCCACCACGGGTGACACGGGACGTTGGGAAGCCATGCTCGATCTCAGCCGCAGCGGACCCGGGCCGTTCAGCCTCGTCGTGCAGGGCAAGAACACGCTGACCATTGCCGACGTCGTTGTCGGCGAAGTGTGGCTCGCCTCCGGCCAGTCCAACATGGAGTGGACGCTCAAAAGCACCAACAACGCCGCCGCCGAAATCGCCGCCTCGGCCAATCCGCTCCTCCGCATTTTCACCGTCACCAAGAACGAGTCCGCCACCCCGATCACCGGCTTCAATGGCAAATGGGTTCTGGCCTCGCCCGAGACGTCAGCCGGCCTCACCGCCGTCGGTTATTACTTCGGCAAAAATGTTCAGCGCGCGCTCAAGGCCCCTGTCGGCGTCATTCATTCTTCGTGGGGCGGCACCCCCGTCGAAACCTGGACCAGCAAAGAAGCTCTCGACTCCGATCCCGAGTTGAAAGCCGGTGCCGAAAAAGCCGAATCCGATCTCCGCACCTATTCACGCCGCCTTCGCACCTACGTGCTCGGCTACCCCGACTGGTTGGAGACCACCGGTCGCAAAGATCATCCTTACTCGGGTGTTCCGTCCTCAGCCGACGGTTGGAAGCCCGCCGTCATTCCCGGCAAGCTCGGCGCCCCGGGCGCGATCTGGCTCCGCCGCACCGTGCAGGTATCGCCCGAACAAGCCGGCAAGAACCTGAGCATTTCATTGAGCGAATGGCAGCGCGGCACCGACGAGGTTTACTGGAACGGCACGCTCGTCAGCTCTACTTCGCTTGAACAAGCGGCCAAGACGCGTGGCGACCGCCGTCACACGATTCCCGCCGCGCAGGTCACCGCCGGCGAAGCGGTGATCGCCATCCGTATCTTCAACGCCTCCGGTGATGTTCACGTTCCCGCAGCCATCAACCTCGGCAAACTCCAGGCCGGTGCCGGCGGTTGGGAACAGAAAACCGAGTTCGCCCTGCCCGCTCTTTCGGAAGCCGAAAAAGCCACGATGCCCGTGAATCCCGGCTCCGAGCCGTGGTCATGGCAGGGCCCGAGTCGTCTCTACAACTCGATGATTCACCCGCTCATTCCTTACGCGCTCAAAGGCGTCGTCTGGTATCAGGGCGAGAGCAACGTCGGCCGCGCCTACCAGTATCGCACCGCCTTCCCGCTCCTCATCAAAGACTGGCGCACGCGCTGGGGTCAGGGCGATTTCCCGTTCCTGTTCTGCCAGCTCGCCAACATGACCGGCAAGCAACCGATGCCGGGCGATGCCAACTGGGCCGAGTTGCGCGAATCCCAATCCCTCACCCTCGCCGTGGCCAACACCGGCCAGGCCGTGCTCATCGACGTCGGTGATGCCAACAACGTTCACCCGCAGAACAAAGCCGACGTCGGCGCCCGCCTCGCCGCCATCGCCCTCGCACAAACCTACGGCCAGTCCGTCCCGTTTTCCGGCCCCGTTTTCCAAGCCGCAAAAATCGACGGCGGCAAAATCCGCCTCGCCTTCAAGCAGACCGACGGCGGCCTTGTCGCGAAGGCGCTGCCTGCGACTTACAGCGTGGACTCGGCGACCGGCGCAACGGCTCCAATCGTGCGCAACAACCCCGGAGCGCTCGAAGGTTTCGCCATCTGCGGCGCCGATCGCAAGTGGGTCTGGGCCGAGGCGAAAATCGAGGGCAACCAAGTCATTGTTTCATCCGCACAGGTGACGGCCCCCGTCGCCGTGCGCTACGCCTGGGCCGGTAACCCGACGTGCAACCTCTACAACGGCGCCGGCTTCCCCGCATCGCCGTTCCGCACCGACGATTTCCCGATCACGAGCCAGACCACCCGTTACTGA
- a CDS encoding zinc-dependent alcohol dehydrogenase codes for MNKTSFRVMFPEAGRAELQSFPMPEIVKPTDIIIETEYSIVSAGTELACRAGIEGWAPLPHCPGYGSVGRVIAHGPEAKNVSIGQRVLTFGKHAKHTYTDHMAVPVPEGLDPVKAVFARMAAISIAASRVSEAELGDFVAVIGLGLVGNLSAQLFGLAGCEVIAIDPSPRRREQAKACGIPHVLAGGSDLKEQVAAITGGRMCAAVIEATGLSAVALDSAPKVAGVQSEIVLLGSPRAPYTAEVTAFLSGIHLALGAAAVKGALEWRFPTLAHPQGLYKHSIENNIQQLLRLLSRNKLSIDPLLTHLASPADCHAVYEGLATQKEVYTGAVFDWSKV; via the coding sequence ATGAATAAGACCTCCTTCCGCGTCATGTTTCCCGAAGCCGGCCGTGCCGAGCTTCAGTCGTTCCCGATGCCTGAAATCGTCAAGCCGACCGATATCATCATCGAGACCGAATACAGCATCGTCAGCGCCGGCACCGAGCTGGCCTGCCGCGCCGGCATCGAAGGTTGGGCTCCCCTGCCGCACTGCCCCGGCTACGGCTCGGTCGGTCGCGTGATAGCCCATGGTCCCGAAGCCAAAAATGTGAGCATCGGTCAGCGCGTGCTCACCTTCGGCAAACACGCCAAGCACACCTACACCGACCACATGGCCGTTCCTGTTCCCGAGGGTCTGGATCCTGTCAAAGCCGTCTTCGCACGCATGGCCGCCATCTCCATCGCCGCCTCGCGCGTCTCCGAAGCCGAGCTCGGCGATTTCGTCGCCGTGATCGGTCTCGGTCTCGTCGGCAATCTCTCCGCCCAACTCTTCGGCCTGGCCGGTTGCGAAGTCATCGCCATCGACCCGTCGCCCCGCCGTCGCGAACAAGCCAAAGCCTGCGGCATCCCGCACGTGCTCGCCGGCGGCTCCGACTTGAAGGAGCAGGTTGCCGCGATCACGGGTGGTCGCATGTGCGCTGCCGTCATCGAAGCCACCGGACTTTCCGCCGTCGCCCTAGACTCCGCCCCCAAAGTCGCGGGCGTCCAGAGCGAGATCGTTCTGCTGGGCAGCCCACGCGCACCCTACACCGCCGAGGTCACCGCTTTCCTGAGTGGCATCCACCTCGCCCTCGGAGCCGCCGCCGTGAAAGGCGCGCTTGAATGGCGTTTCCCCACCCTCGCCCATCCGCAAGGCCTCTACAAACACTCGATCGAAAACAACATTCAACAGCTCCTCCGCCTGCTCTCGCGCAACAAGCTCAGCATCGATCCGCTGCTCACGCACCTCGCAAGCCCGGCCGACTGCCACGCCGTTTACGAAGGCCTCGCCACGCAAAAGGAAGTCTACACCGGCGCCGTGTTCGACTGGTCGAAGGTCTGA
- a CDS encoding substrate-binding domain-containing protein, which produces MPPGNVVSDAILVLREWLDGSKFKPGARLPSERLLGRQLGLKHNAVNRAMGRLIAEGLVQREGYKLYYAGQATRVFTAFTCDLILGRRSIHLKSYRKLAKELEMDLRIHPYESVDTALGHMQALDVPSTECVLFDAPHGFSVSSWALGMERLLAHGVPAISIRQQAGKIPCVQADFTGALEMAFSHLRSLGHEDVALLTIAPRASVSIEIHDMWLSLARQKGGREMAKRMAFYDDDREDVRAFVKKLTGEWKSVTAVIVYSVYEAVAAHLVEELTRVKRRVPEDISVICLGDLPLLATVTPPISAVAFDFAAMHEIAFRLGQRLARRKHIAGLLPPFPCLRMDAHLLLRQSTAPTASFVPPKKHKVTEASTAISFGSPVVNPTELKQTFRELLKRPYGLVITTEASRFTAIDLTPYMNRSLHYRKGWLGDLPLPHLTEGRHLIHGVPFNVLGGPARTDRGAIVFHSATNETGSARGLPSRLKIPIGTHADAVYFLHGCGYTRYLANFATYTFYAGKKQLGSVPLIALGLPPHDSDAVQFQRDLQKANIQDWWPDFPHHDFTAARQAPIVAEQEDGVIQRYAYLYTLEWRNPFPKLKITHLEITSDPTQPTTLGLLAMSIVRKRDE; this is translated from the coding sequence ATGCCCCCTGGAAATGTAGTGTCCGACGCGATTCTTGTTCTGCGCGAATGGTTGGACGGATCGAAATTCAAGCCGGGCGCACGTCTGCCCTCGGAGCGTTTGCTGGGCCGGCAACTCGGTCTCAAACATAACGCGGTGAACCGCGCGATGGGCCGCCTGATTGCGGAAGGCCTGGTGCAGCGCGAAGGCTATAAATTGTATTATGCCGGGCAGGCTACGCGGGTGTTCACCGCGTTCACGTGCGACCTGATTTTGGGACGACGTTCCATTCATCTTAAGAGTTATCGGAAGCTGGCGAAGGAACTGGAGATGGATCTGCGCATTCATCCCTACGAGTCGGTGGATACGGCGCTGGGGCACATGCAGGCGCTTGATGTGCCGTCCACGGAGTGCGTGTTGTTCGACGCCCCGCACGGTTTCTCGGTTTCGTCCTGGGCCTTGGGCATGGAGCGGTTGCTCGCACATGGGGTTCCCGCGATCAGCATCCGGCAGCAGGCGGGTAAAATTCCGTGTGTTCAGGCGGATTTTACGGGTGCGCTTGAGATGGCGTTTTCCCATCTGCGATCGCTGGGGCATGAAGACGTGGCGTTACTGACGATTGCTCCGCGCGCATCGGTTTCGATTGAGATTCATGACATGTGGTTGTCATTGGCGCGTCAGAAAGGCGGGCGTGAGATGGCCAAGCGCATGGCCTTCTACGATGATGATCGCGAAGATGTGCGCGCCTTCGTTAAGAAGCTCACGGGTGAGTGGAAAAGCGTGACTGCGGTGATTGTGTATTCCGTTTATGAGGCGGTCGCGGCACATTTGGTGGAGGAGCTGACGCGCGTTAAGCGACGGGTGCCGGAGGATATTTCAGTGATTTGCCTGGGTGACTTGCCGTTACTGGCAACGGTGACACCGCCGATCAGCGCGGTGGCATTTGATTTTGCGGCGATGCATGAAATCGCATTTCGACTGGGCCAGCGGCTGGCACGTAGAAAACACATCGCGGGATTGCTGCCTCCCTTCCCGTGTTTGCGCATGGACGCGCATTTGCTCCTGCGGCAGTCCACGGCTCCGACGGCCTCGTTTGTGCCGCCGAAAAAACACAAGGTCACGGAAGCGTCCACGGCCATTTCCTTTGGCAGTCCGGTTGTTAACCCCACTGAGCTGAAGCAAACGTTCAGGGAACTGTTAAAGCGTCCTTATGGGCTGGTGATCACCACGGAGGCGTCGCGTTTCACGGCAATCGATCTGACTCCCTACATGAACCGGAGCCTGCATTACCGGAAGGGATGGCTCGGCGACCTGCCGCTTCCTCATCTGACGGAAGGCCGGCATCTGATCCACGGAGTGCCGTTTAATGTGTTGGGCGGACCGGCGCGCACGGATCGTGGCGCGATTGTTTTTCACTCGGCAACAAATGAAACGGGCAGCGCCCGCGGTTTACCTTCGCGTCTTAAGATACCGATCGGAACGCATGCGGATGCAGTCTATTTTTTGCATGGGTGCGGTTACACGCGATATCTGGCGAATTTCGCGACCTACACGTTTTATGCGGGAAAGAAGCAGCTGGGCAGCGTGCCGTTGATTGCACTTGGACTTCCTCCGCATGATTCGGACGCGGTCCAGTTTCAGCGCGATTTACAGAAGGCGAATATCCAGGACTGGTGGCCTGATTTTCCGCACCACGATTTTACGGCGGCGCGGCAGGCGCCCATCGTTGCCGAACAGGAGGACGGCGTCATTCAACGCTACGCGTATCTTTACACGCTTGAGTGGCGGAATCCTTTTCCGAAGTTGAAGATCACGCATTTAGAGATCACGTCGGATCCCACCCAGCCGACGACCTTGGGGTTGTTGGCCATGTCGATTGTGAGAAAGCGTGATGAGTGA
- a CDS encoding beta strand repeat-containing protein, producing MQKTGLFVPSFASLASSRLTRKSFAFALTLIAFAHLPVAQAASFYWDSDATGSGNDAIAGTGLGSTGNWNNSLSGTPLVNWWSGSGTTDQTWVNAGNNTAVFSGTAGTVSLTDNITAGGLLFNTTGYTINTGANTLTFATGSTITLNNIAAAAITGNVSGSGAVTLTRSTGTAGILTLNGTSTGGWSGATTLSNGAGLTLSGSNQALLNTSGIDLGGNITLVNTSLAEAGLNRISDTAAITSTGGTFTVTNTVAAATPYAETVGAVGVTSGKLNVVSTNANTGGTQVLTLGGLTQSGTGTVAFSAGGGLNTSTNRINVTGATQTPAGQIIGPWASIGLSATNQTNYAAYDAAGNIVSAGITGSAETTWTTPANTYGVTGGTTLTANRSVNALLATGGAQTLALNGFNLDTNGIMNGGTGLLTISGTGSIRQQGTAAGNLYINAGSGSGTITISSIIANNTGALSLVKSGSGTVTITGANTFTGDTIVQEGTLLVSGTTVTRGNIFVGSLGGGAAAVYGASNTNTWFNGSNTTNATVYSNGTLNIVNVPGGHLNNLTVIGGTVASAFGWVSGAINMTGGSITGNLFGLNSAVTTNASSATALISANVSTNFNSFTIADGEAAIDLNVTGVKSQSSLTKLGAGVMALSGANTFSGTTTVSAGTLLLRNSLALQNSPVITGGTGIAFDSSVSSRAFTFGGLAGSTNLSLLDNAANAVALTLKVGSTARSYSGVLSGAGSLTKSGTGVQTLTGLNTYTGGTNVTAGTLVYGNSFTMSGINTVTVAAAGVAGTDYATVGSTAGTLTFGGTLGINVTASLSGGESFTLFSKSGSGALAGDFGNTAGNVSITGTYAASLTNDGSGIWTGTDTNGSGLSFTFSASGLNAGLLTVSAVPEPSTYAAICGVLALAGATLQRRRSVRR from the coding sequence ATGCAAAAAACAGGCCTCTTTGTGCCCTCGTTCGCCTCTTTGGCGTCCTCGCGTCTAACCCGAAAAAGTTTCGCTTTCGCGCTCACGCTGATTGCGTTTGCGCACTTGCCGGTAGCTCAAGCGGCGTCCTTTTACTGGGACAGCGATGCGACTGGCTCTGGCAACGATGCCATTGCTGGAACGGGTTTGGGTAGCACGGGTAATTGGAATAATTCCCTCTCGGGCACACCGCTTGTGAATTGGTGGTCGGGCAGCGGCACCACCGATCAGACGTGGGTCAATGCCGGCAATAATACTGCGGTTTTCTCGGGCACGGCGGGCACGGTTTCACTCACAGATAATATCACCGCTGGCGGCCTGCTGTTTAATACCACCGGTTACACGATCAACACCGGTGCCAATACGCTCACGTTTGCGACTGGTTCCACGATCACGCTGAACAACATCGCCGCTGCGGCCATCACGGGCAATGTGTCTGGTTCGGGTGCGGTTACGCTCACTCGCAGCACCGGCACGGCAGGCATCTTGACGCTCAATGGCACGTCCACCGGCGGCTGGTCGGGCGCCACCACCCTTTCGAACGGAGCGGGTTTGACCCTTTCCGGGAGCAATCAGGCGCTGCTGAATACCAGTGGCATCGATCTCGGTGGCAATATCACCTTGGTGAACACTTCGCTTGCGGAAGCTGGTCTCAATCGCATCTCCGACACCGCAGCCATAACCTCCACCGGCGGCACATTCACGGTGACCAACACCGTTGCCGCGGCCACGCCTTATGCGGAAACCGTCGGAGCGGTCGGCGTTACATCGGGCAAACTGAATGTCGTCTCCACCAACGCCAACACCGGCGGCACTCAAGTGCTCACTCTCGGTGGCCTCACTCAATCGGGCACTGGCACCGTAGCCTTCAGCGCGGGTGGTGGACTGAATACCTCCACCAATCGTATCAATGTCACCGGCGCGACCCAAACTCCCGCAGGCCAGATCATCGGGCCTTGGGCATCTATTGGCCTGTCGGCCACGAATCAAACGAACTACGCCGCCTATGATGCGGCAGGAAACATCGTCAGTGCGGGCATCACTGGTTCCGCCGAGACCACGTGGACGACCCCGGCCAATACCTATGGCGTGACCGGCGGCACGACCCTGACGGCCAATCGTTCGGTCAACGCGTTGCTGGCGACCGGTGGTGCCCAGACGCTCGCACTGAACGGTTTTAATTTGGACACAAATGGCATCATGAATGGCGGCACGGGCCTGCTTACGATTTCAGGCACGGGTTCGATTCGTCAGCAAGGCACCGCCGCGGGTAATCTTTACATCAATGCCGGAAGCGGCAGTGGCACCATCACGATCAGCTCCATCATCGCCAACAACACCGGGGCGCTCTCGTTGGTGAAAAGCGGTTCGGGCACCGTGACGATCACCGGAGCCAACACGTTTACCGGCGATACCATTGTGCAGGAGGGCACGTTGCTCGTTTCGGGAACCACCGTTACCCGGGGCAATATATTTGTCGGATCTTTGGGGGGCGGTGCTGCGGCTGTTTACGGAGCCTCCAATACCAACACATGGTTTAATGGCAGCAACACGACCAATGCCACGGTTTACAGCAATGGAACTCTCAACATCGTGAATGTGCCCGGCGGGCATCTCAATAACTTGACGGTGATTGGTGGCACAGTGGCTTCCGCATTCGGCTGGGTGTCCGGAGCGATCAACATGACCGGAGGAAGCATTACAGGTAATCTGTTTGGTTTGAACAGCGCGGTGACGACCAATGCGAGTTCGGCAACCGCCCTCATTTCTGCCAATGTCAGCACCAACTTCAATTCCTTCACCATTGCCGATGGCGAGGCGGCGATCGACCTCAACGTCACGGGTGTGAAAAGCCAGTCATCGCTTACCAAGTTGGGTGCCGGCGTGATGGCCTTGAGTGGGGCGAATACTTTCTCCGGCACCACGACGGTGAGCGCGGGAACATTACTCCTTCGCAACAGCCTGGCCCTGCAAAACAGCCCGGTAATCACCGGCGGCACCGGCATTGCATTTGATTCCTCTGTCTCTTCGCGTGCGTTCACCTTCGGTGGCCTCGCCGGCAGCACGAACCTTTCGCTCTTGGACAACGCCGCCAACGCCGTTGCTTTGACCCTTAAGGTCGGCTCTACCGCCCGCAGCTACTCGGGCGTTCTGAGTGGAGCGGGCAGTCTGACCAAGAGTGGCACGGGTGTCCAAACGCTGACCGGTTTGAATACCTACACGGGCGGCACGAACGTCACCGCCGGCACTTTGGTGTATGGCAATAGCTTCACGATGAGTGGCATTAATACAGTCACCGTCGCGGCGGCAGGTGTGGCGGGCACCGACTACGCGACGGTTGGCAGCACCGCGGGCACACTGACATTTGGTGGCACGCTGGGTATCAATGTCACCGCGTCTCTATCGGGTGGTGAATCCTTTACCTTGTTTTCCAAGAGCGGTAGCGGCGCACTTGCCGGAGATTTCGGAAACACGGCCGGCAACGTCAGCATCACGGGCACCTACGCCGCTTCCCTGACAAACGATGGTTCCGGTATCTGGACCGGCACCGATACCAATGGCAGCGGGCTTAGCTTCACGTTCTCCGCATCCGGTCTGAACGCCGGTCTGCTGACGGTGTCGGCCGTTCCCGAGCCTTCTACCTATGCGGCGATCTGCGGTGTGCTGGCTCTGGCTGGTGCGACCTTGCAGCGCCGTCGTTCGGTTCGTCGCTAA